The genomic interval AGTACCGCGAGCGTCCCGAGGTCCGCCGGCTGCTTCGCACCGTTCGCAAGCTGGATGCGCCTCAGCTGCGGCTGTTGGGGCAGGTCGCTCACGCGCTCGAGTCGTGAGCGCGGACAGGCCGCCCGCGACGCGCTGCTTCCTCACGGAGGCCAGCGCCGAGCGGGCGGAAGGCAGACACCGGGGCGGGGTGGACCCGGGTTGAGATGGATTGGGGGGACGACGCTTGAGGTTGCGCGTTTACGCAAGCGCTTGGCGCATGGAATGAAGCAGCCAGAAAGGGCCGGGCCTACTTTCGCCCTCCATGAATCGCCCCCTCGCCGCCCCCACTCTCGATTTACCGCAGCTCGCGGTGCACGCGTTGTGGTGGGCCTGGCTCCCCGCCTTCTTGTGGAGCTGGGATGCCCTGGGCGTCTGGGGCCGAGTAGGGATGTGCGTGGTGGGCTGGGCGGTGTTGTTCTGGAACTACGCCGTGCTGCACAACCACATGCATGTCTCCATCGCGCGCCCCCGGCCGCTGCACTGGCTCTTCTCCAGGACGCTGGGGATGGCGTGTGGGTTCCCCTACCGGGGCTACTTCATCCACCACTTCAACCACCACCGCTTCAACGACGGCCCCGGGGACTGGGGCCAGCGCCGTCCGGGTGAAGGGGCCCTGCGCTACTGCCTGCGCTCGGCGCTGACCCCGTGGTTCTGGCCCTTCGAGGCCGTGGCCAACGTGTGGCGTTGGGCCCGCCGGCACCACCAACGCACGGAATTGGTCCTCGACTTCCTCATCGTGGACGGGGCCCTCCTGGCGGTCATCATCTGGAGGCCCGCGCTGGGCCTGGCCTGGTGGGGCGTGCTCCTGGTGGGACAGCTCTGCATCCACTGGCTCAACCTGGCGGCCCACTTCGAGACGGACTCCACCCAGCGCGGCGCCCTGGGCACGACGTCCACCTCCCGTCTGTACAACCTGTTCTTTTTCAATGCGGGTTACCATCAAGCCCACCACCTGAAGCCCCAGGCGCCCTGGCGGGTGTTGCCGGGCATGACGCAGGAGCTGTCCGGGAAGGCACTGGTGCGTCCGGAACTGGTGACGTCCCAGGCCCCCATCAATCCCTTGTGGGTGGTCAAGGTGGCGAAGCGCTATTCTGCCGAGCCGTGCGATCGGCAGACGGCGTCGACGATTACTTCCAGGACCCACTCGGCCGTTATCTAGTCGGGGAGGGATTCCTTCACTGGTACGCCTCGGCGGACCTGTGCGGCTTCATCCTGTGGGGCCGCCCGTCCGAGGCCCACGTGCGGCGGCTGGTGCACGTGCTCGACGTGGAGCTGGCCCCCGCGGCGCCCCATGCCTCGCTGGTGGACGCGCGCCGGCTGGAGGCGGCGGACCCCGCGGCCTTCGCGGTGCTCGTGAAGTACATGCAGGCGCGCGAGAAGTCCTTCAGCGTCTCCGTGCAACGCCAGGCGTTGGTGCGTCCGGAGGGCGTGGCGGGCGCGGTGGTGGGCGGCTTCTACACGCTGCTCACCGGGGCCTATCCGAGCAAGGTGTTCACCGACCCGACGTCCGCGCTGACGTGGCTGGGCCAGCCCGAGAGCCGGGCGGCGCCGCTCGTGTCCAAGCTCAATGACCTGGTCGCCGAGGCCACCGGCCAGTCTCCGCTCCTGCGCGAGCTGCACCAGGTGATGAAGGGCAAATTGCCGGACATCCACCTGACGGAGGTGGCCCGCGAGATGGGCATGTCCGAGCGCACGCTCCAGCGGCGGCTGAAGGAGGCCGGCACGTCCTTCCAAGCGGAGCTCAACGCCGTGCAGGTGCGCATGGCGCAGGCGCTGCTCCTGGAGACGGACATGAAGCTCACCGCCGTCGCGGTGGAGGTGGGCTGCGCGTCGCTCCAGCACTTCAGCAGCCTGTTCCGGAAGCTCGTGGGGGACTCGCCCAGTTCGTGGCGCGAGCGCCAACAGGGCGGAGCCTCCTCCGACGGCTCCCTCCGCGTTCCCACCGACACCACCGAGCCGCCCGCGCGTCCCCGCGTGGACGAGTAACCCCTTCCGGGCCTACTGCAGGGCGCGCCGCGCCGCCGGGCGCGAAATCTGCCGCGCCACGTAGGCGCGCAGCACCGGGAAGTCCTCGAGCAGCCCCATGCTCGCGCCCCAGTTGAGGATGGACGCCATCACCACGTCGGCCGCGGTGAAGCGCTCCCCGACGATGAAGCTTCTCGCGCTGAGCTTCTCCTCCAACATCCGCGCGATGTCCGTGAAGCGCTTCTTGCCGCGCTCGGCCTCGCCGGGCACCCGGTCGCTCTCCGGCAGGAAGCGGCTGTGCGCGGAGTACGCGGACAAGGGCGGCTCCATGGTGGCCATGCAGAACATCATCCACTGGTAGTACTCGGCGCGCTCCACCGTGCCCGCCGCCGGCGCGAAGCCCTTCTCCGGGTACTTGTCCGCCACGTGCAGCAGGATGGCCGCCGATTCGAAGATGGCGTGCCCGTCATCCTCCAGCGCGGGCATGGAGCCCATCGGGTGGATGCGCAGGTACTCGGGGCTCTTGTGCTCGCGCTGATGCACGTCCACCGGCACCAGCTCGTAGGGGACCCCCAGCTCCTCAAGCAACCAGCGGGGCCGGGTGGCTCGCGTGTTCTGGGCGAAGTAGAGCTTCATCGTCGTCATCGGCGCTCCGAGGTATGGCGCTTGAGCCGGCGAGCCTTGCCCAGCCGCGAAGCGCCCCGAGACTTTCGCATCCCACCCTTCTTCGTGGGTGGGGGGACTATCGGATCCGGGCACACCGCGCGCAGCTTGCACGCCCGGCACTCGGCCCCACTCCACACCGCCTCGTAGAGGGCTGTCACCCGGTCGATGACGTCGAAATCCTCCGTCACGAAGCCCAGCTCGAAGTTGCGCACCGCGTCGCCCTTGGCGCCCAGGCCCGCGCCCGTGAGGTTGGCACTCCCCAGGTAGGCCCACGCGCCATCCACCACCACCGCCTTGAAGTGCACGCGCGGGCAGACCTTCAGCTCCAGCCCTCCGGCCACCAGCCGCGCCCGGGCATCGAACGCCGCGCGGAACGGGCGGCTGGGCAATTCCGCGTGCAACAGCCGCAGCGACAGCCCCTTCGCCGCCAGCCCATCCAACACCTCCACCAACGGCACGAAGCGACCCTTCGACTCCACGTACATCGCCTTCACGTTCGCCGTCGCCAACCACACCGACTCGCGCGCGTGCAGCAGCTTCTCCAGCACCACCTCCCGGTACAGCTCTCGTCCGGACAGCAGCTCCGCCTGGATGGGTCGCATGCGCCCATTCTCACACATTCACCCACCACCCTCCAGGGGCCCCTCTGTGTCCAACTCCGGAAACTGACCTCCAGTCACTTGACGACTGACCGGGAGTCACTTAGCAATGACCCATGGTCAGCAATCTGGGCGCGAAGGAGGGGCGGGCGGGGCCGCTGCGAGCGCGCAAGGACGAGGACAAGGAAGCGCGGCGGCGGCTGCTGCTCGACGAGGCCCTGGCGCTCTACGCGGCCACCTCCTACGCGGAGGTGAAGATGGCGGACGTGGCGGAGCGGGCCCGGCTGGCCAAGGGGACGGTGTTCCTCTACTTCCCCACGAAGGAGGCGCTGTTCCTCGCGCTGCTGGAGGACCTGCTCTTCGCCTGGTTCGAGCGGCTGGAGGTGAAACTCGCCGCGCCGGATTCAGAGTGGACGGGGGCGTGGCTGGCGCGCACGGTGGCCGAGTCGCTGGAGGGCGAGACGTCCCTGACGCGGCTGCTCGCGCTCCTGCAGACGGTGCTGGAGCAGAACGTGTCCGTGGAGCAAGCGCGGCGGTTCAAGGAGCGGCTGTTGGAGGCGCTGTCGCGCACGGGCGTGACGCTGGAGGCGAAGCTGTCCTTCCTGCGGCCGGGCGAGGGCGCGCGCTTCCTGGTGCATCTGCACGCGCTGGTGACGGGCCTCAGGCAGATGGCGGACGTGGCCCCCGTGGCGCGCGAGGTGCTGGCCGCCGAGCACATGGCGCCGTTGCGCATCGACTTCACCGCCGAGCTGACGGCGGCGCTCACCACCCTTCTGCGCGGGCTCGAGGCCCGCTGAAACACCCCACCCCAGGAGCAAGCCATGCTGGAGCTCGTGCCCGCTGTCCCCGAGTCGAAGCCCGAGGTCGACGTCTCGCGCATCCAGGCCGTGTTCGAGGCCCAGCGCGCGCACCGTTGGACGATGTCGCGCACGACGGCGGCCGAGCGCATCTCCCGGCTCAAGCGGCTGCGCGAGGCCATCATCGCGCGCCGGGGTGAGCTGGCGGAGGCCATCCACCGGGACTTCCGCAAGCCGGCGCTCGAGGTGGAGCTGACGGAAATCCACCCCACGCTGGAGGAGCTGAACCACACGGTGAAGCACCTGTCGTCGTGGATGAAGCCCACGCGCGTGGGCACGCCCCTGCTGCTGGCGGGTTCGTCCTCCCACGTGCGCTACGAGGCGCGCGGCGTGGTGCTGATTCTGGCGCCGTGGAACTACCCCTTCCAGCTGATGATGGCGCCGCTCATCGCGGCCCTCTCCGCGGGCAACACCGTGGTGTGCAAGCCCAGCGAGAAGACGCCGAACACGTCGCGCTTCCTGGCGCGGCTGGTGCGGGACATCTTTCCGGAGAACGAGGTGGCGCTGTTCGAGGGCGGCGCGGAGACGGCGGAGGCGCTCCTGGAGCTGCCGTTCGACCACATCTTCTTCACGGGCAACCCGCGCATCGGCCGCAAGGTGATGGAGGCGGCGGCGAAGCACCTGACCAGCGTGACGTTGGAGTTGGGTGGCAAGTCGCCGGCCATCGTCGACGAGACGGCGGACCTCCAGGCGACGGCGGAGCGGCTGGCGTGGGGCAAGTTCCTCAACGGCGGCCAGACGTGTGTCGCGCCCGACTACGTCTTCGTCCACGAGTCGCGGAAGCAGGCGCTGGTGGACGCGCTCAAGGCGGTCATCACCCGCTTCTACGGCGCGACGGAGTCCGAGCGGCAGGCGAGCGCGGACTTCTCGCGCCTGGTGGACACGGTGGCGTGGCGCCGGGTGAAGGATTTGGTGGACCGCTCCGTGGCGGCGGGCGCGAAGGCGGAGGTGGGCGGGGTGGCGGACGGGCCCTCGCGTTACCTGTCGCCCACCGTGCTCACGGACGTGACGCCGGACATGGCCATCATGTCGGGGGAAATCTTCGGCCCGGTGCTGCCGGTAATGACGTACCGCTCGCGTGAAGAGGTGTACGCGCACATCCAGCGGGGCGACAAGCCGCTGGCCCTCTATGTCTTCAGCGAGAACAAGCGAGCCATCGAGGACGTGTTCCGCAACACGACGTCCGGCGGGGCGGTGGTGAACAACGTCCTGGTCCACGTGGCCAACCCCCACCTTCCGTTTGGCGGGGTGGGCATGAGTGGCCTGGGCCACTACCACGGCCTCTACGGCTTCCGGACCTTCAGCCATGAGCGCGCCGTGTCGGTTCAGTGGATGAAGTCCATGGTCGCGGTGTTCTTCCCGCCGTACCGCGGGAAGCTGCAGGAAATGGCCTCCCGCTTCACCCGGCTGTTGGAGTAGGCAGGACAGCCGGTGCGAGGGGTGTCCACACCGAGGGGACACTCCCGGAGGAGCCGGGATGCGCGTGGTCAAGCTGGAGGAGGAGCTGGTTCCCCGGGGACTTCGGGAGGCATTCGAGCGCCTGCGGGCTCGCCGTTGGGAGGTGGCGCGCCGCGGCGCCCCCGAGCGGCTGGCCCGGCTGGAGAAGCTCAAGGCGCTCATCCTCGAGCGGCGCGAGGCGCTGGCGGACGCCCTCCACGTGGACTTCCGCAAGCCGCGCGCGGAGGTGGAGGCCACGGAGATTCTCCCCGTGCTCATGGAGCTGGAGCACGTGCGCAAGCACCTCAAGGGGTGGATGAAGCCCCGCAAGGTGGCCACCCCGCTGCTGCTCACGGGGACCTCCAGCTATCTGCGCCATGAGCCTCGCGGCGTGGTGCTGGTGATGGCGCCGTGGAACTACCCCTTCAACCTGCTGGTGTCGCCGCTGGTGGGGGCCGTGGCCGCGGGCAACACGGTGATGTGCAAGCCCAGCGAGAAGACGCCGCACACGTCCGCCTTCCTCGCCGCGCTGGTGCGCGATGCCTTCCCCGAGGATGAAGTCGCGCTGGTGGAAGGCGGCGTGGAGCTGGGTGAGGCGCTGCTGCGCTTGCCTTTCGACCACTTCTTCTTCACCGGCGGGCCGCGCGTGGGGCGCCGGGTGATGGAGGCCGCGGCGAAGCACCTGGCCAGCGTGACGCTGGAGCTGGGGGGCAAGTCGCCCGTCGTCGTGGACTCCACGGCCGACGTCGAGAGCGCGGCGGAGCGCGTCGCGTGGGGCAAGTTCCTCAACGGCGGGCAGACGTGTATCGCCCCGGACCATGTCTGGGTGCATGCCTCGCGCGAGGAGGCGTTCTTGAGCGCGCTCAAGTCCGCGCTGGAGCGCTTCTACGGACGCACCGAGGAGGCGCGCCGCGCGAGCCCGGACTTCTGCCGCATGGTGGATGACGGCGCCTTCGCGCGGGTGCGCGGGATGTTGGATGGAGCAGTCGCCGCGGGCGCGCGCGTGGTGACCGGAGGCGGCGTGGACGCGGAGACGCGCTTCATCGCGCCCACGGTGGTGGCGGACGTGGCGCCGGACTCACCGCTGATGGAGGAGGAGATTTTCGGCCCGGTGTTGCCGGTGCTGCGCTACGACTCGCTCGACCAGGTGGTGACGCACGTGCGCGCGGGTGGCAAGCCGCTGGCGCTCTACGTGTTCAGCCAGGACGAGACGGCGGTGGAGCTGCTCCTGCGAGAGACGAGCGCGGGCGGCACGTGCATCAACACCGTGGTGCTGCACAACGTGAACCCGAACCTGCCCTTCGGCGGCGTGGGGACCAGCGGCCTGGGCGCGTACCACGGCGAGACGGGCTTCAAGACCTTCAGCCACGAGCGCGCGGTGCTGCGCCAGGGGCGCACGTCGCTGGCGCACGTGTTCTTCCCGCCCTTCACGGGCAAGGCACAGAAGCTGGTGCGGCTGGCGAGCCGGCTGTTCGAGTGAAGAGCCGGCCCGCCTGGGCCTCGTCTCAGGTGCGCAGGCCGGGGGCCTCGTGGCCCGTGCGCGCAACGTACTCGGTGTAGCCACCGCCGTACTGGTGGATGCCGTCCGGCGTCAGCTCCAGCACGCGGTTGGACAGCGCGCCCAGGAAGTGACGGTCGTGCGAGACGAACAGCATGGTGCCCTCGTAGCGCGACAGCGCCGTGATGAGCATCTCCTTCGTCGCCATGTCCAGGTGGTTGGTGGGCTCGTCCAGCACCAGGAAGTTGGGCGGGTCGAAGAGCATCTTCGCCATCACCAACCGCGCCTTCTCACCACCGGACAGCACGCGGCACTTCTTCTCCACCTCGTCACCGGAGAAGCCGAAGCACCCGGCCAAGGCTCGCAGCGAGCCCTGCCCCGCGCGGGGGAATGCGTCCTCCAGCGACTGGAACACCGTGCGCTCACCATCCAGCAGGTCCATGGCGTGCTGCGCGAAGTAACCCAGCTTCACGCTGCCGCCCATCGTCACCGCGCCCTGGTCCGGCGTCGTCGAGCCCACCACCAACTTGAGCAGCGTCGACTTGCCCGCGCCGTTGATGCCCATGACACACCAGCGCTCGCCGCGGCGCACGAGGAAGTCCATTCCGTCGTAGATGCGCTTCTTGCCGTAGGCCTTGTGCACCGCCTTCAGGCTCACCACGTCGTCGCCGGAGCGCGGCGCCGGCTGGAACTCGAACAGCACCGTCTGGCGGCGCTTGGGCGGCTCCACCTTCTCGATTTTCTCCAGCTTCTTCACGCGGCTCTGCACCTGCGCCGCGTGTGAGGCGCGCGCCTTGAAGCGCTCGATGAACTTCAGCTCCTTGGCGAGCATCGCCTGCTGACGCTCATACTGCGCCTGCTGCTGCTTCTCGTTCTGCGCGCGTTGCTGCTCGTAGAAGTCGTAGTTGCCCGAGTACGTCGTCAGCGAGCCGCCGTCGATTTCCACCATCTTGGTGACGATGCGGTTCATGAACTCGCGGTCGTGCGAGGTCATCAGGAGTCCGCCCTCGTAGCCCTTGAGGAAGCCCTCCAGCCAGATGAGGCTCTCCAGGTCCAGGTGGTTGCTCGGCTCGTCGAGCAGCATCGCGTCCGGACGCATGAGCAGGATGCGCGCGAGCGCCACGCGCATCTTCCAACCACCGGACAGCGCGCCGACGTCGCCGTCCATCATCTCCTCGCTGAAGCCCAGGCCCGCGAGAATCTCCCGCGCGCGGCCCTCCAGCGCGTACCCGCCCAGCTCCTCGAAGCGCCCCTGCACCAGGCCGTAGCGCTCGACGAGCTTCTCCATCTCGTCCGCCTTGTCCGGGTCCGCCAGGTCGGCCTCGAGCTGCTTGAGCTCCGCGGCCACCGTGCTCACGGGGCCCGCGCCGTCCATCACCTCCGAGACGGCGCTGCGGCCCTCCATCTCGCCCACGTCCTGGCTGAAGTAGCCAATGGTGACGCCACGGTCGATGGCCACCTGGCCCTCGTCCGGGTGCTCCTGGTTGGTGATCATCCGGAACAGCGTCGACTTGCCCGCGCCGTTGGGACCGACCAGCCCGACCTTCTCCCCCTTGTGGAGAGCGGCCGAGGCCTCGATGAAGAGAATCTGCTGGCCGTGCTGCTTGCTGATGTTGTCGAGACGAATCATGTGCGATGGGGGCCCAGGAAGCGGGCGCGGCGCCCTATATGCCACGGGGGACGCCAGAGGAGGACTCTTCCGAACCCCCCAGCCGCGCTTCCCATGCCCGAGGCCGGCCAGCCAGGGTGCCGTCCGCCCCTGGGCAGGGCGGGAGACCTACATGGCCCCCCTCCCTGGGCTCAGGGAGTGACGACCAGGCGGATGGGGTTGCCCTCCTTCTTCACCAGGCGCTCCACCCCCTGGGCCACGTCCTCCAGCGGCAGCGTCGCCGTCACCGAGCGCGAGACATCCAGCCGCTTCGTCCCCACCAGGGACACGAGCTGGTCCAGGTGCTTCTTCTCGTAGCCCAGGTGCCCGAGCAGCGCCTGGGAGCGCACCCCGAAGTTCACCCCGGACCCCAGTTGGATGGGCTCGGGCGACAGGCCCACCATCACCGCGCGCCCATGCCGGCCGATGCTCTTGGCCGCCTGGGCCAGCACCACGTTCGCCCCCACCAGGTCCACCGCGACATCCAGGCCCATGCCTCCGGTGTGCTTGAGAATCTGGTCGCGGACGTCCGGGGCTCGCGGGTCCAACGCCACGTCCGCGCCGAACTCCAGCGCCCGTGCGCGCGCGGCCTCGTTCGTGTCGAACGCGAGAATCGGCGTGGCCCCCATCATGCGCGCAATCTGCACCGCGTGGACGCCCAGCCCGCCGATGCCCCACAGGCCCACCGACTGCGCGGGCCGCAAGCCCGCCGTGTCCACCAACCCCGCATAGGGCGTGGCCACCGCGTCCGCGAGAATCGCCGCCTGCTCGAAGGGCAGATGGTCCGGAATCGCAGACAGGACGAAGTACGGCACCACGACGTACTCCGCCCACGCGCCGTCGTAGTGGAAACCCATGATGTGGAAGTCGAGGCACTCCGCGAGCTGGCCGTTGGTACACCTCGCGCACCGTCCACACGGCTTGCCGCCCGCCATGGCCACGCGCTGCCCCACCTTCCAGCGCGGCACGCCCGGGCCCACCTCGTCGATGATGCCGGACGACTCATGCCCCGGCGTCACCACCGGCAGCGGCGACTGCAGTGAGCCGTCGAGCAGGTGCGCGTCCGAAAGACAGATGCCACACGCCTTGACTCGCACCCTCACCTCGCCCGGTTGAGGCTGGGGCACCGGAACGTCCATCACCTTCAGGGTTCGAGCCGCCGTGTCGAAGCGCGCTGCCCGCATCGTCCGCTGGTTCGCGTCTGCCATTGTGTGCACCCCCGCCAGGCCTCGAGGCCAGGAACGGCACGAACCTACGACGGCAGGCGGAGAACACGAATTCGTGATGCACCGCGGTGTCACCGTCCCACGAGGCAGATGTCCTGCGTGGTCACCAACGCGGACCAGGTCCCATCGAGTCGCTGGCCTCAACCTCCCCCCTTCCTCAGCTTTCCGGGCGGCTGAGTGGAGGGATGGGGACTCATGGCGCTGCGATGGGATTCAGGGGCGGTGTGTCTGGTCGCCTGGGTGCTCTGCATCGGCGTGGCATGCAACTCGTCTCCAGGGAAGAACACGCCGCCGCCCACCCCGGATGCACCCACGCCCGTCGAGCCCTCGATTCCCGATGGAGGCCCCCCGCCAGGCCCCACGGTGCCATCACCGGGTGAAGCGCCGACGGAGGATTCCGGACAGCCGGTGTTCCCCCTGGCGTTCCAGCAAGCGCTGCCGGGCTCTCGGACCGTGGCGAAGCGCACGACGTTTCGCTTCCGCATCCCCGTGGCGCGCGCCGGCGAGCGGCTGAGCTTCGTCTTCTTCGCGGGGGACGACGTGCTGAGAATCCACGCGGCCACCGTGGCCCGCGCGGATGCCGACGGCGTGCTCGCGTCCGCCCCCTTGCCACTCACCTTCCAGGGCGCACCCGGCGCCCTGCTCGCCGCGCCTTGCACAGCGACCCCGTGGCGCTGTCCGTGAGCTTCCGCGAGGAGCTGGCCATCTCCTTCGAGGTCGAGGGCGCCATCGCCGAGGGACAAGTGGACCTCTTCCCCCAGAGCTACGCCGCCGAGGGGAGCCACACCTCGGAGCCCGGCCGATTCGGCAAGGCCCAGAAGCGGCTCGTGGGGCTCGGTGGCATCGAGGTCGACGCCAAGGCGACGCGCACCATCGCGCTCATCGGCGGTGGGCTCGCCGCCGGCAAGGGCGCGCCCACCGATGACTTCAGGGAGAGCTGGCCCGCCGTGGCCGAGCGTCTGCTCGGCCAGCCGGTCCTCAATGCCAGCCAGGAAGGCCAGAGCATCGCCTCGGTGGTCGCGGCGCTCGACGCGGGAACGCTCCGGCTCGCGGGTGTCACGGACTGCCTGGTGGTGCTGGGCGGCAACGAAGCGCCCTCCGTCGACACGTCCACGCTCCCCTCCTCGCTGGACGCGCTGCTGTCGCGGCTGCGCTCGCGATGTCATGTCCTCGCCGGAACGCTCCCGCCCCAGGGCACCTCGCCCACCATCGGGGAGTCGTCCCGGGATGCGCGCCGCGTCGTGAATGACTGGCTGCGCTCGCCGGCCTCGGCGGCCCAGGTCGTGGACTTCGACGTGCTGCTGCGGGACCCGAGCAATCCCGAGCGCTGCCAACCCAACATGCAGGATGACACGGGAGGCCTCTCCGAACGGGCCCAGGCGTGGATGGGGGCCGAGATGGCACGGCGGCTCGGACGCGAGCCTCCCGAGGAGCCCCCGAGGACGATGACCGTCAAGGTGGCCCTGACGAACGCCAGCCATGACGTGCTCACCGTGGACACCGCAGGCACCGTGTTCGCCGTGAACCGCGGGATGGGCCGTGCGCACCTGTGGGCCAGCACGGACAACGCGCGCTCCTGGCAGCCGCGCGGCACCCACCCGCGGGGCTCTTCCTTCCAGGTGATGACGTCGCTGAAGGACGGAACCCTGCTCGCGGACACCCTGGGCCAGGATGGCATGCACGCGCTCGCGCGCTCCACGGACCACGGCGTCACCTGGAGCGACGTGCTGCCCCTGGGGCTGTTCCGCATGCTTCAGCCAGGCAACATCCGCGAGCTGCGCGGCACCGTCTTCTTTGGCGAATACCAGGTGTTCGCCATCGAGTCGCCCATCCGCATCTGGGTGAGCAGGAACGGGGGCGCCACGTGGAAGGTGCGCGCCACGCTGACTGGACGCCGCCATTGCCACTCGCTGGTGGCGGACCCGGAACAGGGCGTGCTGTGGGCGATGATGGGCGATGCCCGCGGAGGACTGCTGCGCTCGGTGGACGACGGCGTCACGTGGAGAACCGTGGTGGACGGCCTTCGAGGCGTCGCGACGGACGGCATCATCACCCCGCTCGGCCTGCTCTTCGGCGCGGACACCCTGTACCGGCCCGCCATTCCCAGCATCCGCCGCGTGCAGTCGAACGATGAGATGGTCGAGATGACACGGCTTCCCGGGCCCAGCTACTCCGTGCTCCGGCTTCGCGATGGCGGCTACCTGATGGGAACCACGCGCGAGACCGGCGGGGACGTGTACGCCCCGGGCGACGAGACCGCCCATGTCTTCATGAGCGCGGACGGCCGCACCTGGAAGGAGTTCATGGCCTACCCCCGCCTCCTGCCGGACGACTACGCACGCGCGGACACCTACTGGCAGCTCCCCTCGGGTGAGGCCCTGCTGAAGCTGACCAACGTGCGAGGCATCGGCACGGGCTTCCAGCTCCTCGAGAGCACCCTGCACTGAGGGGGA from Myxococcus stipitatus carries:
- a CDS encoding GDSL-type esterase/lipase family protein gives rise to the protein MALSVSFREELAISFEVEGAIAEGQVDLFPQSYAAEGSHTSEPGRFGKAQKRLVGLGGIEVDAKATRTIALIGGGLAAGKGAPTDDFRESWPAVAERLLGQPVLNASQEGQSIASVVAALDAGTLRLAGVTDCLVVLGGNEAPSVDTSTLPSSLDALLSRLRSRCHVLAGTLPPQGTSPTIGESSRDARRVVNDWLRSPASAAQVVDFDVLLRDPSNPERCQPNMQDDTGGLSERAQAWMGAEMARRLGREPPEEPPRTMTVKVALTNASHDVLTVDTAGTVFAVNRGMGRAHLWASTDNARSWQPRGTHPRGSSFQVMTSLKDGTLLADTLGQDGMHALARSTDHGVTWSDVLPLGLFRMLQPGNIRELRGTVFFGEYQVFAIESPIRIWVSRNGGATWKVRATLTGRRHCHSLVADPEQGVLWAMMGDARGGLLRSVDDGVTWRTVVDGLRGVATDGIITPLGLLFGADTLYRPAIPSIRRVQSNDEMVEMTRLPGPSYSVLRLRDGGYLMGTTRETGGDVYAPGDETAHVFMSADGRTWKEFMAYPRLLPDDYARADTYWQLPSGEALLKLTNVRGIGTGFQLLESTLH